From a single Pseudoalteromonas sp. Scap06 genomic region:
- a CDS encoding TonB-dependent receptor — translation MTKLRLSKLTGAVILALGVSTSAMAADTSSAMRGKITTPSGANAANVKIKVVHQPTGTISELTTNESGTFIANGLRVGGPYMVIIDSDTFNDTTVENIFLNLGETYRLKSQLAPLNIEKIEVSGYKIIQQSGGSSSTFGEDTINNMPSFNRDIKDIARLNPLASINGSGQLTFAGSNPRTNGLTVDGIGQNDDFGLNFGGYPTSQPPVALDAIEQVSVDVSPFSASKGNFGGGTINAVTKSGTNEFKFSGFYEISTPDISGDLLNIVEEDDLDAIGQKTFSTNKVEPIQTEERFGFNVGGAIIEDELFYFVNYAEWSSESDLDYGFSGSGAANEFNTTEANYNRFISILNDEYGLTDSLAGAPEDTNKNLLVKLSWNASDDHRLDFTYQWQDDQDERNSSYGGDNIVLQSNTYAYVTKFNNFATKLYSDWTEDFSTEIGISYKDVISDSATRSNLGSISVDEDGRNGPSYSFGTDQYRHANRSETQNLTLTFDATYLTDEHEINFGAQYESLRLYNLFAQNSLGSWKFDSLEDFANRNVGFYDFSYQNAYTNNSADTAYDVRRNQLALYIEDTFYVGDDLEVTAGVRYERLSSDDKPTLNENFASTYGFTNQENLDGLDIILPRIGFKYYATEALTISGGIGRFQGGIPNVWYNNSFQSDGITLVSAPNDVINDYYANNTADITQVPDEIKNSLQQGAGSVAYIDPDFKLPSSIRTQVGFEYDFDSELFGDGFKWQAEIAYHKKENEAVWHNSSITPVGLAADGERVINQTIYSGSLTDNVDIEMTNSSDDGRSIILSTGIAKEWDNGLFISASYAHQDVKESSAGSASQAEGNYKHNITVNRNEDIAARGFYEIEHSFKVNLGYTAELFSGYATKFNVYFERRSGRPFSYTMGMYKDGDLGDTSSLFTNGAYLPYIPTGADDPNVNWGESKISWAELEPLLQSAGISQRGGILAKNTATQPWVTTMDVSIKQEIPGFAQGHSGEVYFMIDNFANLLNSDWGIEKSLSYSNQTIYDFGGLDDQGRYKLDNTYGGADVRNYSRISSSSAWQAKIGVSYKF, via the coding sequence ATGACAAAGCTTCGCCTTTCGAAATTAACTGGGGCAGTAATTCTTGCTCTAGGAGTTTCAACAAGCGCTATGGCTGCTGACACTTCATCTGCAATGCGTGGTAAGATCACCACACCTTCAGGTGCGAATGCTGCAAACGTTAAAATTAAGGTTGTTCATCAACCTACTGGCACAATCAGTGAGTTAACAACCAATGAAAGTGGTACTTTTATAGCCAATGGTTTACGTGTTGGTGGACCATACATGGTGATCATCGACTCTGATACATTTAACGACACCACCGTTGAAAACATCTTTTTAAACCTTGGTGAAACTTATCGCTTGAAGTCGCAACTAGCACCACTAAATATTGAAAAGATTGAAGTCTCTGGATATAAAATCATCCAACAATCAGGTGGTTCTAGCAGTACGTTTGGTGAAGATACCATTAATAATATGCCCAGCTTTAATCGTGACATTAAAGACATTGCGCGTTTAAACCCACTTGCAAGTATTAATGGTAGCGGTCAACTAACTTTTGCTGGTAGTAACCCACGCACGAATGGTTTAACTGTAGATGGCATTGGCCAAAATGATGACTTTGGTTTAAATTTTGGTGGCTACCCAACCTCACAACCCCCTGTAGCACTAGATGCGATTGAACAAGTCTCTGTAGATGTTTCGCCTTTTTCGGCTTCTAAAGGAAACTTTGGTGGCGGTACTATTAATGCGGTAACAAAGTCTGGTACAAATGAGTTTAAATTTTCTGGCTTTTATGAAATATCTACCCCTGATATATCAGGAGATCTTCTTAATATCGTTGAAGAAGATGACCTAGATGCGATTGGTCAAAAAACTTTTTCTACTAATAAAGTAGAGCCTATTCAAACAGAAGAAAGGTTTGGCTTTAATGTTGGTGGAGCAATAATAGAAGATGAGCTGTTTTACTTTGTAAACTATGCAGAATGGTCAAGTGAATCGGATCTTGATTATGGTTTTAGCGGATCAGGTGCTGCAAATGAATTTAATACCACTGAAGCTAATTACAACCGTTTCATTTCAATCTTAAATGATGAGTACGGACTGACTGATTCACTCGCGGGTGCTCCAGAGGATACAAATAAAAACTTATTAGTTAAGCTTAGCTGGAATGCAAGTGATGATCATCGCCTAGATTTTACTTACCAATGGCAAGACGATCAAGATGAGCGTAATTCAAGCTACGGTGGTGATAACATCGTTCTTCAGTCAAATACTTATGCGTATGTTACTAAGTTCAATAATTTTGCCACTAAACTCTACTCAGATTGGACTGAAGACTTTTCAACTGAAATTGGTATTTCTTATAAAGATGTCATTTCAGACAGCGCGACACGTTCTAATTTAGGAAGTATATCAGTAGACGAAGATGGACGTAATGGCCCATCTTACAGCTTTGGTACAGATCAATACCGCCATGCAAATCGCTCTGAAACACAAAATTTAACGTTAACATTTGATGCTACTTACTTAACTGATGAGCATGAAATAAATTTTGGAGCTCAGTACGAGTCACTTCGTTTATACAATTTATTTGCTCAAAACTCATTGGGCTCATGGAAGTTTGATAGCTTAGAAGACTTTGCGAACCGCAATGTAGGCTTTTATGATTTCTCTTATCAAAATGCCTACACGAATAATTCGGCTGATACCGCTTATGATGTAAGACGTAATCAACTTGCACTTTACATTGAAGATACTTTCTATGTTGGTGACGACTTAGAGGTTACAGCAGGTGTTCGTTATGAACGTTTATCATCAGATGACAAACCTACTCTGAACGAAAATTTTGCCAGTACTTATGGGTTCACCAATCAAGAAAATCTTGACGGCTTAGATATCATTTTACCGCGTATTGGCTTTAAATATTATGCGACAGAAGCGCTTACAATTAGCGGTGGTATCGGTCGTTTCCAAGGCGGCATTCCAAATGTTTGGTATAATAACTCATTCCAAAGTGATGGCATCACACTTGTATCGGCACCTAATGATGTAATAAATGATTACTACGCTAATAACACTGCTGATATTACCCAAGTGCCTGATGAAATTAAAAACTCTTTGCAGCAAGGCGCTGGTAGTGTTGCATATATAGACCCAGATTTTAAACTTCCTTCAAGTATTCGTACCCAAGTTGGTTTTGAGTATGATTTTGACTCTGAGCTATTCGGTGACGGCTTTAAGTGGCAAGCCGAAATCGCGTACCATAAAAAAGAAAATGAAGCTGTATGGCACAATTCTTCAATTACACCTGTTGGCTTAGCTGCTGATGGTGAACGCGTGATTAATCAAACTATATATTCAGGTTCACTTACTGATAACGTTGATATTGAAATGACGAACTCATCTGATGATGGTCGCTCAATCATCTTATCAACGGGCATTGCCAAAGAGTGGGATAATGGTTTATTTATTTCTGCAAGTTATGCGCATCAAGATGTTAAAGAGTCCTCAGCAGGTTCGGCATCACAGGCAGAAGGTAACTATAAACACAATATCACTGTAAACCGCAATGAAGATATTGCTGCTCGCGGGTTTTATGAAATAGAGCATAGCTTTAAAGTTAACCTAGGTTATACCGCTGAGTTGTTTAGTGGTTATGCAACTAAATTTAACGTCTACTTTGAACGTCGCTCTGGACGTCCATTCAGCTACACAATGGGAATGTATAAAGATGGTGATTTAGGGGATACTAGCTCACTGTTTACAAACGGTGCTTACTTACCTTACATACCAACCGGTGCTGACGATCCAAATGTAAACTGGGGCGAGTCAAAAATTTCTTGGGCTGAGTTAGAGCCTCTACTGCAAAGTGCTGGTATTTCTCAACGTGGCGGTATTTTAGCTAAAAACACAGCTACACAACCATGGGTTACAACCATGGATGTAAGTATAAAGCAGGAAATTCCTGGCTTTGCTCAAGGTCATAGTGGTGAGGTATACTTCATGATTGATAACTTCGCTAACCTTTTAAATAGTGATTGGGGCATCGAGAAAAGTCTAAGCTATTCAAATCAAACAATTTATGATTTTGGTGGGCTTGACGACCAAGGTAGATATAAACTTGATAATACCTATGGCGGCGCTGATGTAAGGAACTACTCGCGAATTAGTAGCTCATCTGCTTGGCAAGCTAAAATCGGTGTTAGTTATAAGTTTTAA
- a CDS encoding TonB-dependent receptor: MKIQLRKTALSLAIAACVGVSGAAIANETTSAIKGQIKGPNGNPAAGTKITILHVPSGSVKTTETNDAGYFTAKGLRVGGPYKVVVDSDTYADQEFNNIILNIGNDYPVNASLENISNIEQIVVTGAPISAMSGGTGPASTFTLTDLENQPAINRDLKDIIRIDPRITIDDSRGSINCGGGNPRYNSLTLDGVRMNDNFGLSSNGYPTIRAPFSFDSIEQVSAELAPFDVQYGGFTSCNINAVTKSGGNDIHGGVFFDYTSDSMKGDEIEGNEVDNGNYTEKRYGFNVGLPLIEDTLFLYTSYEKLEGVRQFNYDGLNTGSVTAEDITRITNAAQSVYGYDVGGMPSSMPVEDEKILVKLDWNINEDHRANLIYNYNDGNTISQSDTGSSRVSLSNHFYDQSAEFTSIIGSVYSDWSDDFSTEIRLGKSELDATVQSLDAASSFGEMQIRTDNGGTVFIGPDDSRQSNDLDYDTTTFKVAGTYYLDQHTITAGYEYENLSVFNLFVQHTEGEYRFGSIDEFEAGIADRIYYNNSAGTNDPTDSGASFEYAQHTFYVQDEYAFTDLDATIQFGLRYDKYTSDDVPNFNENFTNRYGYSNQSTFDGIDLLQPRVGFQWYATDELEVRAGLGLFSGGNPNVWLSNSYSNDGITQIATRESQLSNYDSDSRTIDLFNTPNVNGGTPGFEVPQELYDIIGATEIGSGDGTVNAVDPDFEIPSEWKYSLGATYTTEDEYVISVDYLYSKKNDAAVMRDISLQESGETTFDGRPIYEKIDGRSGDLLLTNVSGNSGDSSVISAAISKMYDNGINFSFGYAYTDADDVNPMTSSTAGSNYGNIALSNPGNPGVASSDYEIPHRFTMTLGYKHEFVDGFETRFNLYGEAYKGLPYSFTFDGSDSVWGDDSWNGSRQLLYVPLENDPNVVYNMSADEINEFNDFIASEGLKRGEIAGRNQQNSDWFVKFNFKITQELPGFMDGHKGEAFFVIDNLTNMLNDDWGVLKKGPFVGASMISTSLDDQGRYVYSDFNANNANTSVQTGASVWEMRVGVRYTF, translated from the coding sequence ATGAAAATTCAACTTCGCAAAACGGCTCTATCACTTGCTATAGCAGCATGTGTTGGTGTGAGTGGTGCTGCAATTGCAAACGAAACAACCTCAGCAATTAAAGGTCAAATAAAGGGGCCAAATGGTAACCCTGCTGCAGGAACTAAAATTACTATCCTACACGTTCCTTCAGGCTCAGTTAAAACAACTGAGACTAACGACGCTGGTTACTTCACAGCAAAAGGCCTTCGTGTTGGTGGTCCATATAAAGTAGTTGTAGATTCTGACACTTATGCAGATCAAGAGTTCAATAATATTATTCTTAATATTGGTAACGATTACCCTGTAAATGCTTCTTTAGAGAATATATCTAACATCGAGCAAATTGTAGTTACAGGTGCTCCTATCAGTGCTATGTCTGGTGGAACAGGTCCTGCGTCTACTTTTACGCTGACGGATCTTGAAAACCAACCAGCAATCAACCGTGATTTAAAAGATATTATTCGTATTGACCCACGTATTACAATTGATGATAGCCGTGGTTCAATCAACTGTGGTGGTGGTAACCCACGTTACAACAGCTTAACGCTTGACGGCGTTCGCATGAACGATAACTTCGGTTTAAGCTCAAACGGTTACCCAACTATCCGTGCCCCTTTCTCTTTCGACTCTATTGAACAAGTTTCAGCTGAGCTAGCCCCTTTTGACGTTCAATACGGTGGCTTTACATCGTGTAACATCAACGCTGTAACAAAATCGGGTGGCAACGACATTCACGGTGGTGTTTTCTTCGATTACACAAGCGATTCAATGAAAGGCGATGAAATTGAAGGTAATGAAGTTGATAACGGTAACTACACTGAAAAGCGTTACGGTTTCAACGTAGGCCTTCCGCTTATTGAAGATACATTATTTTTGTACACTTCATACGAAAAACTTGAAGGTGTTCGCCAGTTTAACTACGACGGTTTAAACACTGGCAGCGTAACAGCTGAAGACATTACCCGCATCACAAATGCAGCTCAATCTGTATATGGTTACGATGTTGGCGGTATGCCATCTAGCATGCCTGTTGAAGATGAAAAGATCTTAGTAAAACTAGATTGGAACATCAACGAAGATCACCGTGCAAACTTAATTTATAACTACAACGACGGTAATACAATTTCTCAGTCGGATACAGGTTCTAGCCGAGTTTCTTTATCAAACCATTTCTATGATCAAAGTGCTGAATTTACTTCAATTATTGGCTCTGTATATTCTGATTGGTCAGACGATTTCTCTACAGAAATTCGTTTAGGTAAATCAGAGCTAGATGCAACTGTTCAGTCATTAGATGCTGCAAGTAGCTTTGGTGAAATGCAAATTCGTACTGATAATGGCGGTACTGTATTTATTGGTCCAGATGATTCTCGTCAATCAAACGACCTAGATTACGACACAACTACATTTAAAGTTGCTGGTACTTACTACTTAGACCAACACACTATTACTGCTGGCTATGAATATGAAAATCTAAGCGTTTTCAACTTGTTTGTTCAGCACACGGAAGGTGAATACCGTTTTGGTTCAATCGATGAGTTTGAAGCAGGTATAGCCGACCGTATCTACTACAACAACTCAGCTGGAACAAACGATCCAACTGATTCGGGTGCTAGTTTTGAGTATGCTCAACACACGTTTTATGTACAAGATGAATACGCATTTACTGACTTAGATGCAACCATTCAGTTCGGTTTACGTTACGACAAGTACACAAGTGATGACGTTCCTAACTTTAACGAGAACTTCACTAATCGTTACGGTTACAGCAACCAGTCTACATTTGATGGTATTGACTTACTGCAGCCACGTGTTGGTTTTCAATGGTATGCAACAGACGAGCTTGAAGTACGCGCTGGCTTAGGCTTGTTCTCTGGTGGTAACCCTAATGTATGGCTGTCTAACTCATACTCAAATGACGGTATTACACAAATTGCTACAAGAGAGAGTCAACTAAGTAATTATGATTCTGATTCAAGAACTATTGACTTATTTAATACTCCAAATGTGAATGGCGGTACTCCTGGCTTTGAGGTTCCACAAGAACTTTATGACATTATTGGTGCTACAGAAATAGGTTCTGGTGATGGTACAGTTAACGCTGTAGACCCAGATTTTGAAATTCCTTCAGAGTGGAAATACTCACTTGGTGCTACATACACAACTGAAGACGAATACGTAATATCTGTTGATTACTTATACTCGAAGAAAAATGATGCTGCTGTAATGCGTGACATTTCACTTCAAGAAAGCGGTGAAACTACGTTTGATGGTCGCCCTATTTATGAAAAAATCGATGGCCGCAGTGGTGATTTACTACTTACTAACGTAAGCGGTAATAGTGGTGATTCTTCAGTTATTTCTGCTGCAATAAGCAAAATGTATGACAACGGCATTAACTTTAGCTTTGGTTATGCATACACAGACGCAGACGATGTAAACCCAATGACTAGCTCTACAGCCGGTTCTAACTACGGTAACATCGCGCTTTCAAACCCAGGTAACCCTGGTGTTGCGTCTTCAGATTATGAAATCCCGCACCGTTTCACTATGACTCTTGGTTACAAACATGAGTTTGTAGACGGCTTTGAAACACGCTTTAACCTTTACGGTGAGGCATATAAAGGCTTACCGTACAGCTTTACGTTTGACGGAAGCGATAGTGTTTGGGGTGATGATAGCTGGAATGGTAGCCGCCAATTACTTTATGTTCCACTTGAAAACGATCCTAACGTTGTTTACAACATGTCGGCTGATGAAATCAATGAATTCAATGACTTCATTGCTTCTGAAGGACTTAAACGCGGTGAAATTGCAGGTCGTAACCAACAAAATTCAGATTG